Proteins encoded in a region of the Antedon mediterranea chromosome 2, ecAntMedi1.1, whole genome shotgun sequence genome:
- the LOC140040278 gene encoding uncharacterized protein, which produces MSMWRSQTVSAANVAGDDADDDWETDPDFVNDITEEEQRWGAKTVEGSGRQGAVDIKKLREEVRADDTNFKKNQFESGPKASYGYGGQFGVQKDRMDKSAVGHEHVEKLQQHASQKDYAKGFGGKYGVQQDRKDKSAVGFEYEGKVDKHASQKDYSKGFGGKYGVQKDRVDESALGFDHQEKLSQHDSQKDYSKGFGGKFGVQKDRVDKSALGFDHQEKLAKHDSQKDYATGFGGKYGVQKDRFDKNAVGFEHQEKLSKHDSQKDYATGFGGKYGVQKDRMDQSAHTFEDQEKLSVHSSQVDMKKGFGGKFGVDKNNQDTNAGNFDDMAGPKSSYQRTRTDPKPSGAGNLRARFENMAKAEEEEGKKRADEERARRQAREEKERQESKKVEETRQRELMAKRKAEEPEPEPEPETEPEPEPEPEPEQQYEPKPEEDEPVEPERPPPLPIKEPEELTYGNIDQDQPPEDVYEDTEMETPNAADSQQTYEEFGQEDQPQEDPYDDLNTPAETGGIADALYDYQATDDDEISFDPGDVITNIEQVDEGWWRGECRGIVGLFPANYVELRE; this is translated from the exons ATGTCTATGTGGCGATCCCAGACGGTTTCAGCTGCGAACGTAGCAGGGGATGATGCAGATGATGATTGGGAAACTGATCCAGATTTTGTG AATGACATTACAGAAGAGGAACAGCGATGGGGAGCTAAGACTGTCGAGGGTTCTGGTCGCCAAGGTGCAGTGGA catTAAGAAACTTCGTGAAGAAGTTCGTGCCGAtgatacaaattttaaaaagaatcaATTTGAATCTGGACCAAAAGCTTCTTATGGGTATGGAGGTCAGTTTGGTGTCCAAAAGGACAGAATGGACAAG AGTGCTGTAGGTCATGAACATGTAGAGAAGCTACAACAGCATGCATCACAAAAAGATTATGCTAAGGGGTTTGGTGGTAAATACGGTGTACAACAAGATCGCAAAGATAAATCAGCAGTTGGGTTTGAATATGAAGGAAAAGTTGATAAACATGCTTCACAAAAAG ATTACTCAAAGGGATTTGGTGGCAAATACGGTGTACAAAAAGATAGGGTTGATGAG tcAGCGCTTGGGTTTGATCATCAAGAAAAGCTTTCACAGCATGACTCACAAAAAG ATTATTCCAAAGGATTTGGTGGAAAATTTGGCGTCCAGAAAGACAGGGTTGATAAG TCTGCACTTGGTTTTGATCATCAAGAGAAGCTAGCTAAACATGATTCACAAAAAG ATTATGCTACAGGATTTGGTGGAAAATATGGTGTACAAAAAGATAGGTTTGACAAG aatgcTGTTGGTTTTGAACATCAAGAAAAGCTTTCAAAACATGATTCCCAAAAAG ATTATGCAACTGGTTTTGGTGGTAAATATGGAGTACAAAAAGATCGAATGGATCAATCCGCTCACACATTTGAAGACCAAGAAAAACTTTCTGTGCATTCATCGCAAGTTGACATGAAGAAAGGTTTTGGCGGTAAATTTGGCGTTGATAAAAATAACCAGGACACAAATGCAGGGAACTTTGATGACATGGCTGGACCAAAATCTTCTTACCAAAGAACAAGGACTGACCCTA AGCCAAGTGGTGCTGGAAACCTGCGGGCAAGGTTTGAGAACATGGCTAAAGCAGAAGAAGAG GAGGGGAAGAAACGAGCAGATGAAGAACGAGCTAGAAGACAAGCAAGGGAAGAGAAAGAAAGGCAGGAATCCAAGAAGGTGGAAGAG ACACGACAGAGAGAACTAATGGCAAAACGAAAAGCAGAAGAACCAGAGCCAGAACCGGAACCTGAAACAGAACCAGAACCGGAACCTGAACCAGAACCAGAGCAACAATATGAACCAAAACCAGAGGAAGATGAACCAGTAGAACCAGAAAGACCACCACCACTGCCTATAAAAGAACCTGAAGAACTAACATATGGTAATATTGACCAAGATCAACCTCCTGAAGATGTTTATGAAGATACAGAGATGGAGACACCAAATGCAGCAGACTCACAACAAACATATGAAGAGTTTGGCCAAGAAg ATCAACCACAAGAAGACCCATATGATGACCTTAATACACCTGCAGAGACTGGAGGTATAGCAGATGCCTTATATGATTATCAAGCAA cCGATGATGATGAGATTTCCTTTGATCCTGGTGAtgttataacaaatattgaacaA GTTGATGAAGGATGGTGGAGGGGTGAGTGCCGTGGAATTGTTGGACTGTTTCCTGCAAATTATGTAGAACTTAGGGAGTGA
- the LOC140039588 gene encoding uncharacterized protein: MASYVMAIDADHDAFLEETQNLVLKMLGVVPSELEFDNDDDFEVDQIVIGKFQSIGFATPQVEMVSEKICLDCFEADDLETDALSVPLEEDTPVLAARVDLTEEERRVEEAVEKLEKMAQQILSMYKDDFDKLEADLESNGSYTSFSSFMQKIIPSSNPMWYKVSMLFGVSRYLVKSNKEKAKQVSGITSFTVEYIKNNFADYIIENGGWDSFASVGLQEIEGEMFCEISSMEKAAFENILPSQVPNETKTDGKPEEGSEREEDQEAAAGDTNGAAGSSLFELTPFVITASAAAAAAVAYAVMKT; encoded by the exons ATGGCGTCTTACGTGATGGCAATCGATGCGGATCATGATGCCTTCCTTGAGGAAACGCAAAACTTGGTGCTTAAGATGCTTGGAGTGGTGCCGTCAGAATTAGAAtttgacaatgatgatgattttgaaGTTGATCAGATAGTGATCGGAAAGTTTCAAAGTATAGGATTTGCCACGCCTCAGGTTGAGATGGTTTCTGAAAAAATTTGCCTTGATTGTTTTGAAGCAGACGATCTGGAGACGGATGCGTTATCTGTACCGTTGGAAGAGGATACACCCG tgCTCGCTGCACGAGTAGACTTAACAGAGGAAGAACGTAGAGTAGAAGAGGCTGTagaaaaattggaaaaaatggCTCAGCAGATATTAAGCATGTACAAAGATGATTTTGATAAACTTGAAGCAGATTTAGAATCCAACGGAAGCTACACATCATTTAGTTCATTCATGCAAAAAATTATACCATCAAGCAATCCCATGTGGTATAAG GTATCTATGCTGTTTGGTGTGTCCCGTTACTTAGTGAAGAGTAACAAGGAGAAAGCTAAACAAGTGTCTGGAATCACTTCATTTACTGttgaatacattaaaaataattttgcagATTACATCATTGAAAATGGAGGATGG GATTCATTTGCAAGTGTTGGGTTACAGGAAATCGAAGGTGAAATGTTTTGTGAGATTTCAAGTATGGAAAAAGCTGCATTTGAAAACATTCTGCCATCACAAGTACCAAATGAAACCAAAACAGATGGCAAACCAGAAGAAGGAAGTGAAAGAGAGGAAGATCAGGAGGCAGCTGCTGGAGACACCAATGGAGCTGCAGGATCAAGTCTTTTTGAGTTAACCCCGTTTGTAATCACAGCCTCAGCTGCTGCTGCCGCTGCAGTGGCGTACGCTGTGATGAAAACCTGA